In Streptomyces sp. NBC_00878, a single window of DNA contains:
- a CDS encoding NAD(P)-dependent alcohol dehydrogenase yields MSVDPVTRATAAVVEGTGAPFTVTDIVLDSPRSHEVVVRVEAVGMCHTDLSVRSGATPFPLPGVLGHEGAGTVEAVGPEVTKVAPGDKVLMTFSSCGSCIACVTGRPVQCAHWPALNLLGGSRLDGSATIRRDGDDRPLHGHFFGQSSFASHAMAHERNVVKVAPDTSLDILAPLGCGVQTGAGAVFNVLRPRAGGALVVFGAGAVGLSAVIAARLTPLTKIITVDLHDARLDLALRLGATDVVNPRRADAVEAVRDITGDGADYTLETTGNTQVLRQAVDALAVDGTCGVIGAPPFGSEVGLDVPRMLVRNPHIVGVNQGSSVPDQFLPALVELHREGRFPVEQLVEHFAFDDIENAAKAAHHGDVIKPVLRLP; encoded by the coding sequence ATGAGCGTGGACCCGGTGACCAGGGCGACCGCGGCCGTGGTGGAGGGAACCGGCGCCCCGTTCACCGTCACCGACATCGTCCTGGACTCCCCCAGGTCGCACGAGGTCGTCGTCCGGGTCGAGGCGGTCGGCATGTGCCACACCGACCTGTCCGTGCGATCGGGTGCCACGCCGTTCCCGCTTCCCGGAGTGCTCGGGCACGAGGGCGCCGGCACGGTGGAGGCCGTGGGCCCGGAGGTCACCAAGGTGGCGCCCGGGGACAAGGTGCTGATGACGTTCAGCTCCTGCGGGTCGTGTATCGCCTGCGTGACGGGCCGCCCGGTGCAGTGCGCGCACTGGCCGGCGCTCAATCTCCTCGGCGGCAGCAGGCTCGACGGGTCCGCCACGATCCGGCGCGACGGGGACGACCGGCCGCTGCACGGGCACTTCTTCGGCCAGTCCTCGTTCGCCTCGCACGCGATGGCCCATGAACGCAACGTCGTCAAGGTCGCGCCGGACACGTCCCTGGACATCCTCGCCCCGCTGGGCTGCGGCGTGCAGACCGGGGCCGGCGCGGTGTTCAACGTGCTGCGCCCACGAGCCGGCGGCGCGCTCGTGGTCTTCGGCGCGGGCGCAGTCGGGCTGTCCGCCGTCATCGCCGCGAGGCTCACCCCGTTGACGAAGATCATCACGGTCGACCTGCACGACGCACGACTCGACCTGGCCCTACGACTTGGGGCCACCGACGTCGTCAATCCCCGCCGCGCCGATGCCGTCGAGGCAGTTCGTGACATCACCGGCGACGGAGCCGACTACACCCTGGAGACCACCGGCAACACTCAGGTTCTCCGCCAGGCCGTGGACGCGCTGGCCGTCGACGGCACGTGCGGTGTGATCGGAGCCCCGCCGTTCGGAAGCGAGGTGGGCCTGGACGTACCCCGGATGCTGGTGCGCAACCCGCACATAGTGGGCGTCAACCAGGGTTCCTCGGTACCGGACCAGTTCCTGCCCGCTCTCGTCGAACTGCACAGAGAAGGCCGGTTCCCCGTCGAGCAACTCGTCGAGCACTTCGCGTTCGA